GATGGTGTTTTTTTAAGAGATAAACCACATCACCAAATTTTTGATTAAAAAGTTTAAGTTTGGCCCCCAGAAAAATCTATCAAAGTTCCGTATTTATTATTTTTTCCAGTCTATCCATCATACCTTTTCTTTTCTAGAAAATAAACTCCTTGCAAAGCTTTATAAAGAGCTACACCAACCCTACTACAAATTAATTTCTTGTAGTAGCTAACCATAATTGTACCAGTGGCCAGAAAGTGAGTTTATAGAGCTTTACCTCTATGAACCCTCTATAAACCCTCTATTTAATCACTGTTATATCTCTATTATCAGGGGTGCTTTATGTACTATGTGTTACCGGAGAGAGGTATGAAAAGTAATGCTTTTTATTATTAATTATTTTTCGGGGGAATCGAAATAACACCGTCATGTTGAATCTGGTGAAACCTGCCTGCAACAGGCTGGCCCACAAATAAGCTTATAGATAAAAGTAGGTTTACATGTGTGACCTTTCCTTGCACCCAAGGTGACGAAAAGTTGGCATGGCGAACTGATAAATAGAGCAGGTTCAAAATCCGAATAACATGGTTTAAGGGCCCATCGCTAACTCTTAAACCAGATCATATTTCAATATTTAGACAATAGGAATTTTAATTTACCACATTATATAAATTCAATATTATAGGTTCTTGTAACTGAACTGGGCTATCTATAACATAACCTCCAAATGAACAATAGGTCTGTTCGCTATTTTTCACATTATATTTCCCCTTACACTCCTCGCTTTTATTTATGAAAAATACGGGAAATATCAGATCTACATGCTTACCATCGTTTTTATTCTCTTTTAAAGAATTGATATCCAATTTATTTTCTATCCGTTTTAACTCCGCTTTTAATTCGTTTGAAGCATTATCAGAAAACGCTATATGACTTAATGAAACACGTAATGTAATCACTTCATAAAAACAAGTCTGGATGAAAGAGTCTGGTAATTTAAAGTTTTTTTCGAAAGACCTGACGAAAGCAGTATTACCATTAACCTTTTCCTGTGCAGTTGCTAAAATAACGTGAATTCGGTTTAAGCGGTCAATAACATCTGTCTGTCATTAAAGTCAAAACCGATATTAAGAGAGGGCTTTTTAGGAAAGAAATGATAGGCACAAAGTGCGCCCATTGTGTTCATCAGGAAGTTATTTACCGAACGGTGCCTGGTATGCTGCAGCTTGCATATATTCTTTAATTCATCGTTCACACATTCGATTAAGGCTCTTTTTCTGAGCATAATCTTATCAGCTTGCGAGATGTTAAAATCCTTCATATTCTTTCTTGGCTTGGTAATCATTTGAATACCATTTCCCCAGAGCAGATCAGCTAATGCTTTTGATATGTAACCTTTGTCCCCAAACAGCTTGCCGAATATCTGCTGTGTCATAGAGGTCATCAATTTAATGTTCCGGTCATCCACATTGCCCTTTGTAAGATAAAAGGATAATATTTCCCCCCTGTCATTGATGATCAGGTGAAGCTTGAATCCATAGAACCATCCGATGGAACATTGCCCTCGCTCTGCAACCAGGGAAAACACTTTATGGCTATGTATGCGCCTGTTATGGCATACCTTGATATGTGTAGAATCGATAAAGTTGATACCATTTGACTGTCCCAGACATCTGTTTTTCAGAAACAGCATCATGGGTATTGCTACTCTTTGCTGCAGTTCTACAAAACGGTTA
This genomic interval from Pseudopedobacter saltans DSM 12145 contains the following:
- a CDS encoding IS982 family transposase; protein product: MLTPSKITEIFVQVDDFCKEFELEIIQHKLNAGNCKARNRKASLADSEIITILIAFHTGHFTNLKHFYIGHICSYYRDYFPGLVSYNRFVELQQRVAIPMMLFLKNRCLGQSNGINFIDSTHIKVCHNRRIHSHKVFSLVAERGQCSIGWFYGFKLHLIINDRGEILSFYLTKGNVDDRNIKLMTSMTQQIFGKLFGDKGYISKALADLLWGNGIQMITKPRKNMKDFNISQADKIMLRKRALIECVNDELKNICKLQHTRHRSVNNFLMNTMGALCAYHFFPKKPSLNIGFDFNDRQMLLTA